The Thermus brockianus genome window below encodes:
- a CDS encoding MarR family winged helix-turn-helix transcriptional regulator, producing the protein MNGPPAPLVEELSQLGYALMRLLFSRAKEVFAQEGLSLLQAEVLRLVKEGVRLPSRLAEHLEILPSQVSHLLTSLEETGLLRRHPDPLDRRRVQLELTPEGEAVALRLKEAWLRVFGQTLARLSPEELGAFRALLTKLTEVERG; encoded by the coding sequence ATGAACGGTCCTCCGGCACCCCTGGTGGAGGAACTCTCCCAACTGGGCTACGCCCTGATGCGCCTCCTCTTTTCCCGGGCCAAGGAGGTTTTCGCCCAGGAAGGGCTTTCCCTCCTGCAGGCGGAGGTACTCCGCCTGGTCAAGGAGGGGGTACGCCTTCCCTCCCGCTTGGCGGAGCACTTGGAGATCCTCCCCTCCCAGGTTTCCCACCTCCTCACTTCCCTGGAGGAGACGGGCCTCCTCCGACGGCATCCCGACCCTTTGGACCGGAGGCGGGTCCAGCTAGAGCTCACCCCGGAAGGGGAAGCGGTGGCCCTGCGGCTCAAGGAGGCCTGGCTCCGCGTCTTCGGCCAAACCCTGGCCCGGCTAAGCCCGGAAGAGCTCGGCGCTTTCCGAGCGCTCCTTACCAAGCTCACGGAGGTGGAACGTGGCTAG